The following proteins are co-located in the Polymorphospora rubra genome:
- a CDS encoding glycoside hydrolase family 3 protein: protein MSNPRWRTAVALTVLTALTLAGCGADPGPPAAPAPSPTGAPTSSASTPADDPAALAAAAVVATLGDEDLVGQVLMPYAYGNSATKVTPGSAAGNRKLAGVDTPAQMVEKYRLGGLILVGFSADDPTGGNQPTTNVENPKQVHELTAGLQQAAAGLPAGKAPAGGPAAPLLIGTDQEYGAVTRIRTGVTQLPGAMAFGAAGDAGLTEAAWHVAGTELAALGVNVDFAPVADVLGASDSVVIGSRSYGSDPKAAAIQVGGAVRGLQRAGVAATLKHFPGHGHTAADSHTDLPTLNQDRAALDAGDLPPFTAGIDAGAWMVMSGHLDVRSIDPGTAATFSRKVLTDLLRGELGFTGLVVTDGMNMAPAQKWPAGEAAVRAVNAGNDLLLMPPDVAGAHAGLLAGLRDGSLPRERLVEAATRVLTLKFRLAGQPRPEMSTVGSAAHAEAVGRLSAAAITQLRGACATPPVPGPITVSSSGGRDGTRAALTEALRANGVKVVDSGGTVVHLVGYGDGTGDLRADADVTVGMDTPYLLGKAKSKVLIATYSSTRLSMTALARVLAGKAGSPGRSPVEVAGLPRSSCG from the coding sequence GTGTCGAATCCCCGGTGGCGGACCGCCGTCGCGCTCACCGTCCTGACCGCGCTGACTCTCGCCGGCTGTGGCGCCGACCCCGGTCCGCCCGCCGCGCCGGCCCCGTCACCGACCGGCGCCCCGACCTCCTCCGCGTCCACACCGGCGGACGATCCCGCCGCGCTGGCGGCCGCCGCCGTGGTCGCCACCCTCGGTGACGAGGACCTGGTCGGCCAGGTCCTGATGCCCTACGCGTACGGCAACTCGGCGACGAAGGTGACGCCCGGTTCGGCCGCCGGCAACCGGAAGCTGGCCGGCGTCGACACCCCGGCGCAGATGGTCGAGAAGTACCGCCTGGGCGGGCTGATCCTCGTCGGCTTCTCCGCCGACGACCCCACCGGCGGCAACCAGCCCACCACCAACGTCGAGAACCCGAAGCAGGTCCACGAACTGACCGCCGGGCTGCAACAGGCGGCCGCCGGGCTGCCCGCCGGCAAGGCACCCGCCGGCGGCCCCGCCGCGCCGCTGCTGATCGGCACCGACCAGGAGTACGGCGCCGTCACCCGGATCCGGACCGGGGTCACCCAGCTACCCGGCGCGATGGCCTTCGGCGCGGCCGGCGACGCGGGCCTGACCGAGGCCGCCTGGCACGTCGCCGGCACCGAACTAGCCGCCCTCGGCGTCAACGTCGACTTCGCCCCCGTCGCCGACGTACTCGGGGCGTCGGACAGTGTGGTCATCGGCTCGCGGTCGTACGGCTCCGACCCGAAGGCCGCGGCGATCCAGGTCGGCGGCGCGGTCCGCGGGCTGCAGCGGGCGGGCGTCGCGGCGACCCTCAAGCACTTCCCCGGGCACGGCCACACCGCCGCCGACTCGCACACCGACCTGCCCACGCTGAACCAGGACCGGGCCGCGCTCGATGCCGGCGACCTGCCACCGTTCACCGCCGGGATCGACGCCGGCGCCTGGATGGTGATGTCCGGCCACCTCGACGTACGGTCGATCGACCCCGGCACGGCGGCCACCTTCTCCCGCAAGGTGCTCACCGACCTGCTCCGTGGCGAACTCGGCTTCACCGGCCTGGTCGTCACCGACGGCATGAACATGGCACCGGCACAGAAGTGGCCGGCCGGCGAGGCCGCGGTCCGGGCCGTCAACGCCGGCAACGACCTGCTGCTGATGCCGCCCGACGTCGCGGGCGCCCACGCCGGGCTGCTCGCCGGCCTGCGCGACGGCTCGCTGCCCCGCGAGCGGCTGGTCGAGGCGGCCACCCGGGTGCTCACCCTCAAGTTCCGCCTCGCCGGGCAGCCCCGGCCCGAGATGTCGACCGTCGGCAGCGCCGCGCACGCCGAGGCGGTCGGTCGGCTCAGCGCCGCCGCGATAACCCAGCTGCGCGGTGCCTGCGCCACCCCGCCGGTACCGGGGCCGATCACCGTGTCGTCGTCCGGCGGGCGGGACGGCACCCGGGCCGCGCTCACCGAGGCGTTGCGCGCCAACGGCGTCAAGGTCGTCGACAGCGGGGGTACCGTCGTGCACCTCGTCGGGTACGGCGACGGGACCGGCGACCTGCGGGCCGACGCCGACGTCACGGTCGGCATGGACACGCCGTACCTGCTCGGCAAGGCGAAGTCGAAGGTGCTGATCGCGACGTACTCGTCGACCCGGCTGTCGATGACCGCGCTGGCGCGGGTGCTGGCCGGCAAGGCGGGCAGCCCGGGCCGCTCGCCGGTCGAGGTCGCCGGACTGCCCCGGTCGTCCTGCGGCTAG
- a CDS encoding DUF3145 domain-containing protein, producing MPTRGVVYVHSTPLAVCPHVEWAIARVLTAPVKLHWTTQPVDPSARRAECSWTGRPGTGAELAAALRQWPMIRFEITEEPSAGVDGERFMYVPGRGLFRAAMGAAGDTQLGEDRLRAIMAAARAPEALAHALEKALGTPWDAELEPYRYAGDGAPVTLLTRVG from the coding sequence GTGCCAACGCGTGGCGTCGTATACGTCCACTCGACCCCCCTCGCCGTGTGCCCACACGTCGAGTGGGCGATCGCGCGCGTCCTCACCGCGCCGGTCAAACTGCACTGGACGACCCAACCGGTCGATCCCTCCGCCAGACGGGCGGAGTGCAGTTGGACCGGACGGCCGGGGACGGGCGCAGAGTTGGCTGCTGCCCTCCGGCAGTGGCCGATGATCCGCTTCGAGATCACCGAGGAACCGAGCGCCGGGGTCGACGGCGAACGGTTCATGTACGTACCGGGCCGGGGCCTCTTCCGCGCCGCCATGGGCGCCGCGGGGGACACCCAGCTCGGCGAAGACCGGCTCCGGGCGATCATGGCGGCCGCCCGGGCACCGGAAGCACTGGCGCACGCACTGGAGAAGGCGCTCGGCACGCCCTGGGACGCCGAACTGGAGCCCTACCGCTACGCGGGGGACGGGGCTCCGGTGACGCTGCTCACGCGGGTCGGCTGA
- a CDS encoding carbonic anhydrase yields the protein MSTENAPAPRRTAGPMEALSDLLAGNRRFVGGRPRHGHHVSAAAAAASGDQQPSAVVIGCIDSRVPLEAIFDQTFGSICVVRSGAHVLDLAVRGSVEFALGQLRVPLVVVLGHERCGAVGLTIEALRAGQRPDGAMAYLFDQIAPAVLDVGLDAEDLQSRAVRRHVERTVEQLGTFAVPGQVDIVGAVYDLDSGKVALLD from the coding sequence ATGAGCACCGAGAACGCCCCAGCCCCACGCCGTACGGCCGGGCCGATGGAGGCATTGAGTGACCTGCTGGCCGGAAACCGTCGCTTCGTCGGCGGCCGGCCCCGCCACGGCCACCACGTGTCGGCCGCCGCCGCTGCCGCGTCGGGCGACCAGCAGCCGTCCGCCGTCGTGATCGGCTGCATCGACTCGCGGGTGCCGCTGGAAGCGATCTTCGACCAGACCTTCGGCTCGATCTGCGTGGTGCGGTCCGGGGCGCACGTGCTCGACCTGGCCGTACGCGGCTCGGTCGAGTTCGCGCTCGGCCAACTGCGGGTGCCGCTGGTGGTCGTACTCGGGCACGAGCGCTGCGGGGCCGTGGGCCTGACCATCGAGGCGCTGCGGGCCGGGCAGCGCCCGGACGGCGCGATGGCCTACCTGTTCGACCAGATCGCCCCGGCCGTCCTCGACGTCGGGCTGGACGCCGAGGACCTCCAGTCCAGGGCCGTACGCCGGCACGTCGAGCGCACGGTGGAGCAGTTGGGCACGTTCGCCGTCCCGGGGCAGGTCGACATCGTCGGCGCCGTCTACGACCTGGACAGCGGCAAGGTAGCGCTGCTCGACTGA
- a CDS encoding alpha/beta fold hydrolase, with product MPSAVTEPTVTVVPAEFSDGVPAHVESIGPPDAPLTVVLLHGWTLDGRIWHRQRAALREALGDRVRTVTYDARGHGRSGSASLSSATLAQLGDDLAALLERVAPTGPVVLAGHSMGGMTIMEYAHRHPEAFADRIAGLLFVSTTAEGHTHTAYGLPAVLARLVRLAETAGAEVLSRCGSCRPPHLLMQALRPSLRWLLFGADCTDDDVRLAGSAVSRARMCAIGGLRPSIGAQYRLDTLAALGDVPAAALVGDLDRLTPPPCAESIADALPTTELTLCPGAGHMLMLERPDEVNTALLTVTTRALKSRLALTA from the coding sequence ATGCCCAGCGCGGTCACCGAACCCACGGTCACCGTCGTCCCGGCCGAGTTCTCCGACGGCGTACCCGCCCATGTCGAGTCGATCGGACCACCGGACGCGCCGCTGACCGTCGTACTGCTGCACGGCTGGACCCTCGACGGGCGCATCTGGCACCGGCAGCGGGCCGCGCTGCGCGAGGCGCTCGGGGACCGGGTGCGGACGGTGACGTACGACGCGCGGGGGCACGGCCGCTCGGGGTCGGCGTCGCTGTCGTCGGCCACCCTGGCCCAGCTCGGCGACGACCTGGCCGCACTGCTGGAGCGGGTCGCCCCGACCGGGCCGGTGGTGCTCGCCGGCCACTCGATGGGCGGAATGACGATCATGGAGTACGCCCACCGTCACCCGGAGGCGTTCGCCGACCGGATCGCCGGGTTGCTCTTCGTCTCCACCACCGCCGAGGGGCACACCCACACCGCGTACGGGCTGCCGGCGGTCCTCGCCCGCCTGGTCCGGCTCGCCGAGACGGCCGGCGCCGAGGTGCTTTCCCGCTGCGGCTCGTGCCGGCCGCCGCACCTGCTGATGCAGGCCCTGCGCCCGTCACTGCGCTGGCTGCTCTTCGGTGCCGACTGCACCGACGACGACGTACGGCTCGCGGGTTCCGCGGTGTCGCGGGCCCGGATGTGCGCCATCGGCGGGTTGCGGCCCTCGATCGGCGCCCAGTACCGGCTGGACACCCTCGCGGCGCTGGGCGACGTGCCGGCCGCCGCGCTGGTCGGTGACCTCGACCGGCTCACCCCGCCGCCGTGCGCCGAGTCGATCGCCGACGCGCTGCCGACCACCGAACTGACGCTCTGCCCGGGTGCCGGTCACATGCTGATGCTGGAACGTCCCGACGAGGTCAACACCGCCCTGCTGACGGTCACGACCCGCGCCCTGAAGTCCCGGCTCGCCCTCACCGCCTGA
- a CDS encoding ABC transporter permease: protein MNRPLLRLALAGLRAHAVRLLLTAAAVVVGVSFLAGTLVYGDTARAAFYDDLARSARNVDVVVEPPTAELIETATVARIGALDGVAAVDGRITTWLGMLDRDGRLLMNSSHVGYALSLPAVDTLAPYDLTAGRLPATTGEVAVEQGTLDRARYALGDVITVVDRAGEPHPLTVVGAVDLGVNRLYGGSSVVALTGADLATLTGTERYAQIVVTAERGTDPAVLRDRIATAVDGRYEVITGDRLRDRLARDAAKYVDGFLAVLVGFGLVSLTVSGFVIYNTFAILAAQRTRELALLRCVGATRRQVTGSVLLEALLLGVVASVGGLVASLLVGYGLIWGRELVATDIPLHAPVVRWPTVAVALGFGTFVAVASALVPALGAGRVSPLTALRDSVLAESPAGRGRTVRIAVAAALVGTGLLAGAAGLTLAFTGLPLVLGGGMLAFLGTVVAAPLLVPAAVRAVGWLPARIFGTVPGLAVAGARRNPRRAAATTMALMIGVALMSMFSVLLATAREQTGRELEENFPVEFVLRNARVDGAPDARRGPLPPELAGVLAARPEFATVAEVRLRHEFLGDRLRVWSVPAEQLRGPIVPEVVDGSIAGLRPGTVAVSRRLADARALAVGDSVPLGTLGPLTVVAVYDDAPTEGAALVAAEQFDSVYGHTDPDELLVDLAPGVTTAVGRQAIDAVLRDHPVVQVSSQADQTDRLTASLDELLGIFAALLGMSVLIALFGIGNTLSLSVFERARESATMRALGMSRRQLRAVLLTEAALVAAVGALAGVLLGVAVGWAAAIGLISAYGHGLPVVPVGQLALFVALAAGAGVLAALLPARRAARAPIVTAMADHG from the coding sequence GTGAACCGGCCGCTGCTGCGGCTGGCGCTGGCCGGCCTGCGGGCGCACGCCGTACGGCTGCTGCTGACCGCCGCCGCCGTGGTCGTCGGGGTCAGCTTCCTCGCCGGCACCCTCGTCTACGGTGACACCGCGCGGGCCGCCTTCTACGACGACCTGGCCCGGTCGGCCCGCAACGTCGACGTGGTCGTCGAGCCGCCCACGGCCGAACTGATCGAGACCGCGACGGTGGCCCGGATCGGGGCGCTCGACGGGGTCGCCGCCGTCGACGGCCGGATCACCACCTGGCTCGGCATGCTCGACCGGGACGGCCGACTGCTCATGAACAGCTCGCACGTCGGGTACGCCCTGTCGCTGCCCGCCGTCGACACGCTCGCCCCGTACGACCTCACCGCCGGCCGGCTGCCGGCGACGACCGGCGAGGTCGCGGTCGAGCAGGGCACCCTCGACCGGGCCCGGTACGCCCTCGGCGACGTGATCACCGTGGTCGACCGGGCCGGCGAACCGCACCCGCTGACCGTGGTCGGCGCGGTCGACCTCGGTGTGAACCGGCTCTACGGCGGCTCGTCCGTGGTCGCGCTCACCGGCGCCGACCTGGCCACGCTCACCGGCACCGAGCGGTACGCCCAGATCGTGGTGACCGCCGAGCGGGGCACCGACCCGGCCGTGCTGCGCGACCGGATCGCGACCGCCGTCGACGGCCGGTACGAGGTGATCACCGGCGACCGGTTGCGGGACCGGCTGGCCCGCGACGCCGCCAAGTACGTCGACGGCTTTCTCGCCGTCCTGGTCGGCTTCGGCCTGGTGTCGCTGACCGTGTCCGGGTTCGTCATCTACAACACGTTCGCGATCCTGGCCGCCCAGCGCACCCGCGAACTCGCCCTGCTCCGCTGCGTCGGCGCGACCCGCCGGCAGGTGACCGGCTCGGTACTGCTGGAGGCCCTGCTGCTCGGCGTGGTGGCCTCGGTCGGCGGCCTGGTCGCGAGCCTGCTCGTCGGGTACGGCCTGATCTGGGGCCGGGAACTGGTCGCCACCGACATCCCGCTGCACGCCCCGGTGGTGCGCTGGCCGACGGTGGCGGTGGCGCTGGGCTTCGGCACCTTCGTCGCGGTGGCCTCCGCCCTCGTACCCGCCCTGGGCGCCGGCCGGGTCAGCCCGCTGACGGCCCTGCGCGACAGCGTGCTCGCCGAGAGCCCCGCGGGCCGGGGCCGTACCGTGCGGATCGCCGTCGCGGCGGCGCTGGTCGGCACCGGCCTGCTGGCCGGCGCGGCCGGCCTGACCCTGGCGTTCACCGGCCTGCCGCTGGTGCTCGGCGGCGGCATGCTCGCCTTCCTGGGCACGGTGGTCGCCGCACCCCTGCTGGTGCCGGCCGCGGTCCGGGCGGTCGGCTGGCTGCCGGCCCGGATCTTCGGTACGGTGCCGGGCCTCGCCGTGGCCGGTGCCCGCCGCAACCCGCGCCGGGCCGCGGCTACCACGATGGCGCTGATGATCGGCGTGGCGCTGATGTCGATGTTCAGCGTGCTGCTGGCCACCGCCCGCGAACAGACCGGCCGCGAACTCGAGGAGAACTTCCCGGTCGAGTTCGTGCTGCGCAACGCCCGGGTCGACGGCGCGCCGGACGCCCGGCGCGGCCCGTTGCCGCCGGAGCTCGCCGGCGTCCTCGCCGCCCGGCCCGAGTTCGCGACCGTGGCCGAGGTGCGCCTGCGACACGAGTTCCTCGGCGACCGGCTGCGGGTGTGGAGCGTACCGGCGGAGCAGCTCCGCGGCCCGATCGTGCCCGAGGTCGTCGACGGCAGCATCGCCGGCCTGCGGCCGGGCACCGTCGCGGTCAGCCGTCGGCTCGCCGACGCACGGGCGCTCGCCGTCGGCGATTCGGTGCCGCTCGGCACCCTCGGCCCGCTCACCGTGGTCGCGGTCTACGACGACGCGCCGACCGAGGGCGCCGCGCTCGTCGCGGCCGAGCAGTTCGATTCCGTGTACGGCCACACCGATCCCGACGAGCTGCTGGTCGACCTGGCCCCCGGGGTGACGACGGCGGTCGGGCGGCAGGCGATCGACGCGGTGCTGCGGGACCACCCGGTGGTGCAGGTGTCCAGCCAGGCCGACCAGACGGACCGGCTGACCGCGTCCCTCGACGAGCTGCTGGGGATCTTCGCCGCCCTGCTCGGCATGTCGGTGCTGATCGCCCTGTTCGGCATCGGCAACACGCTGTCGCTGTCGGTGTTCGAACGGGCCCGCGAGTCGGCGACGATGCGGGCGCTGGGCATGTCCCGCCGGCAGCTACGGGCGGTGCTGCTGACCGAGGCGGCGCTGGTCGCGGCGGTCGGGGCGCTGGCCGGCGTGCTGCTCGGGGTGGCCGTCGGCTGGGCTGCGGCGATCGGCCTGATCAGCGCGTACGGCCACGGCCTGCCGGTGGTGCCGGTGGGTCAGCTCGCGCTGTTCGTGGCGTTGGCGGCCGGTGCGGGGGTGCTGGCGGCGCTGCTCCCGGCGCGGCGGGCGGCCCGCGCCCCGATCGTCACCGCCATGGCCGACCACGGCTGA
- a CDS encoding helix-turn-helix domain-containing protein has protein sequence MTNYTRWKDIRSEYVARAGGEEAVEAGKQELLNEVLGYRLAEIRRARGLTQQEVADRMGVTKGRVSQIEQGKISGQDVLVRFAAALGGRLHQAIYFDDGDISAIA, from the coding sequence ATGACTAACTACACCCGATGGAAGGACATCCGCTCGGAGTACGTCGCCCGTGCCGGGGGCGAGGAGGCCGTGGAGGCCGGCAAGCAGGAACTGCTCAACGAGGTGCTGGGCTACCGGCTCGCCGAGATCCGCCGGGCACGAGGCCTCACCCAGCAGGAAGTCGCCGACCGGATGGGGGTTACCAAGGGCCGCGTCTCGCAGATTGAGCAGGGGAAGATCTCCGGCCAGGACGTACTTGTCCGGTTCGCTGCTGCGCTCGGTGGCCGCCTGCACCAGGCGATCTACTTCGACGACGGAGACATCTCCGCCATCGCCTGA
- a CDS encoding type II toxin-antitoxin system RelE/ParE family toxin, with product MGEAEWEIYVVDEVRDWIEGLDQASYDRVVQALDLLADVGPGLGRPLVDTIRGSRLAQLKELRPGTVRILFAFDPWRTSILLVAGDKAGHWNAWYREAIPLAEHRYEIYLKERAGMDGERHD from the coding sequence GTGGGGGAAGCCGAGTGGGAGATATACGTCGTCGACGAAGTGCGGGACTGGATCGAGGGATTGGATCAGGCGTCGTACGACCGAGTGGTGCAGGCACTTGATCTGCTTGCCGACGTTGGACCTGGTCTCGGCCGACCGCTGGTGGACACCATCCGCGGCTCACGTCTCGCCCAACTGAAGGAGTTACGGCCGGGAACCGTACGCATCCTGTTCGCTTTCGATCCCTGGCGCACAAGTATTCTCCTGGTCGCCGGCGACAAGGCGGGGCATTGGAACGCCTGGTATCGCGAAGCCATCCCGTTGGCTGAACACCGGTACGAGATCTACCTCAAAGAGCGAGCCGGTATGGATGGAGAACGGCATGACTAA